Proteins encoded by one window of Nasonia vitripennis strain AsymCx chromosome 5, Nvit_psr_1.1, whole genome shotgun sequence:
- the LOC100680067 gene encoding uncharacterized protein LOC100680067 isoform X2, whose protein sequence is MRSFCRNNCESFMRTDIRIVMGKWYVVEVIEHRNEQRQGAAAAGSSGGTFATSMVKIDACPIVKLRSIERPGGPPRFSLLWEENAGTLEYTFWVSPSRGRGVWNSDVIQNGTLADKPTYKQFVGTVHVMKAVASHMVLTFCTRDTQGQRFSVLVAREHKLPKIELQGVHKLLERRKLQLLNIRESCTNGSAGPSLLGSSLVLLGLVYAVLRNNVGY, encoded by the exons GTAATGGGCAAGTGGTACGTCGTGGAAGTAATCGAGCACAGGAACGAGCAGAGACAAGGAGCAGCGGCGGCCGGGAGCAGCGGAGGCACGTTTGCCACATCCATGGTGAAAATCGATGCCTGTCCCATTGTCAAGCTGAGGTCGATCGAGAGGCCCGGTGGACCGCCTCGATTCAGTCTTCTCTGGGAGGAGAACGCGGGTACCCTCGAGTACACATTTTGGGTGTCCCCCAGCCGGGGACGCGGAGTTTGGAACTCTGACGTTATACAGAACG GTACACTAGCCGACAAGCCCACGTACAAGCAGTTCGTCGGCACGGTCCACGTGATGAAGGCCGTGGCGTCGCACATGGTACTGACCTTCTGCACGCGAGACACCCAAGGCCAGCGTTTCTCCGTCCTGGTGGCTCGGGAGCACAAGCTCCCCAAGATTGAGCTTCAAGGCGTCCACAAGCTCCTCGAGCGGCGCAAGCTCCAGCTGCTCAACATTCGCGAGAGCTGCACCAACGGCTCGGCGGGTCCGAGTCTCCTCGGCTCGTCCCTCGTCCTCCTCGGCCTCGTCTACGCGGTGCTTAGGAACAACGTAGGGTATTAA
- the LOC100122944 gene encoding uncharacterized protein LOC100122944 isoform X2, translated as METVRKSQIFKSFIVVWMLAALSTRSRAANAENADLESTAEESSVEDATEDYWTGSGSGPDEDDAATRNDTREALAHEASDHEAVVYVGDGSSGASYVPVPSLKNRPLSPNLQALQTLQGLQGLAGTGPAVAAGTGIASEEDWRRHPESWDREHRRYRPNTTRVQHIEAECQDDYMKIRIGFNGSFNGLLYSAGYSYDPDCMYVNGTGRDYYEFFIQLNRCGTLGENTHHQDSRKNPTKNLMWNTVTVQYNPLIEEEFDEHFKVTCEYGYDFWKTVTFPFLDVEVATGNPVVFTLQPPECYMEIRYGYGTTGTRVAGPVRVGDPLTLIIYMRSKYDGFDIVVNDCYAHNGGNKRIQLIDQYGCPVDDKLISRFRGSWSESGLFETQVFAYMKTFRFTGSPALYIECDVRMCHGRCPSQPCHWRNAKTVAKRSVTDAIEGPSTAATTLSENVNLFQSLRVLQEGEADTELFQNVTTPSRSSTNDPNADRVCLRPTLVSTIVGLGCGILCIMAGTMLAMCSRMRRVAREKLLSDSISYMTHKGRIN; from the exons ATTCATCGTTGTGTGGATGTTGGCGGCGCTCTCGACAAGGTCACGG GCCGCGAACGCAGAGAACGCCGACTTGGAGTCAACAGCCGAGGAATCGTCGGTGGAGGACGCGACGGAGGACTACTGGACCGGAAGCGGCTCCGGCCCCGACGAGGACGACGCCGCCACCCGCAACGACACACGAGAGGCTCTCGCTCACGAGGCCAGCGATCACGAGGCC GTGGTGTACGTGGGCGACGGATCGTCCGGAGCCTCCTACGTTCCGGTTCCTTCGCTCAAGAATCGGCCCCTGAGCCCGAATCTTCAGGCGCTCCAGACGCTCCAGGGTCTGCAGGGACTGGCCGGTACCGGGCCGGCTGTTGCCGCTGGGACTGGTATCGCCAGCGAGGAAGACTGGAGGAGGCATCCCGAGTCCTGGGACCGTGAGCACAGGCGCTACAGGCCCAACACCACCAGGGTTCAAC ATATCGAGGCCGAATGCCAGGATGACTATATGAAAATCCGCATCGGCTTCAATGGATCTTTCAACGGCTTGTTATACTCAGCGG GTTACTCCTACGACCCGGACTGCATGTACGTTAACGGGACGGGCCGGGACTACTACGAATTCTTCATCCAGCTGAACCGATGCGGTACTCTGGGTGAGAACACGCATCATCAGGACAGTAGGAAAAATCCCACG AAAAATCTCATGTGGAACACCGTTACCGTGCAGTACAACCCGCTGATCGAGGAGGAGTTCGACGAGCACTTCAAGGTCACCTGCGAGTACGGCTACGACTTTTGGAAGACCGTGACCTTTCCCTTTCTCGACGTCGA AGTCGCGACGGGCAATCCCGTAGTGTTCACCTTGCAGCCGCCCGAGTGCTACATGGAGATCAGGTACGGCTACGGGACGACAGGTACCAGAGTCGCCGGACCAGTTCGAGTCGGGGACCCGCTCACGCTGATAATCTACATGCGCAGCAAATACG ACGGCTTCGACATCGTGGTGAACGACTGCTACGCGCACAACGGCGGTAACAAGCGCATCCAGTTGATCGATCAGTACGGCTGCCCAGTCGACGACAAGCTGATCAGCCGATTCCGGGGCTCCTGGTCGGAGAGCGGACTCTTCGAGACCCAGGTCTTCGCCTACATGAAGACCTTCAGGTTCACCGGCTCCCCGGCACTCTACATCGAGTGCGACGTCCGCATGTGCCACGGACGATGTCCG AGTCAACCCTGTCACTGGAGAAACGCCAAGACCGTGGCGAAGCGATCCGTCACGGATGCGATCGAGGGCCCCTCGACAGCAGCGACCACTTTGTCCGAGAACGTCAACCTCTTCCAGTCGCTCAGAGTCCTGCAGGAGGGCGAGGCCGACACCGAGCTCTTCCAGAACGTCACGACGCCTTCGCGCAGCA GTACCAACGATCCCAACGCCGACCGCGTCTGCCTTCGCCCGACCCTCGTGAGCACGATCGTGGGCCTGGGCTGCGGTATCCTCTGCATAATGGCAGGTACGATGCTCGCCATGTGCTCTCGTATGCGGCGGGTCGCGCGGGAAAAGCTCCTGTCCGACAGCATAAGCTACATGACCCACAAGGGCCGGATCAACTAG
- the LOC100122944 gene encoding uncharacterized protein LOC100122944 isoform X1, whose product METVRKSQIFKSFIVVWMLAALSTRSRAANAENADLESTAEESSVEDATEDYWTGSGSGPDEDDAATRNDTREALAHEASDHEAVVYVGDGSSGASYVPVPSLKNRPLSPNLQALQTLQGLQGLAGTGPAVAAGTGIASEEDWRRHPESWDREHRRYRPNTTRVQHIEAECQDDYMKIRIGFNGSFNGLLYSAGYSYDPDCMYVNGTGRDYYEFFIQLNRCGTLGENTHHQDSRKNPTKNLMWNTVTVQYNPLIEEEFDEHFKVTCEYGYDFWKTVTFPFLDVEVATGNPVVFTLQPPECYMEIRYGYGTTGTRVAGPVRVGDPLTLIIYMRSKYADGFDIVVNDCYAHNGGNKRIQLIDQYGCPVDDKLISRFRGSWSESGLFETQVFAYMKTFRFTGSPALYIECDVRMCHGRCPSQPCHWRNAKTVAKRSVTDAIEGPSTAATTLSENVNLFQSLRVLQEGEADTELFQNVTTPSRSSTNDPNADRVCLRPTLVSTIVGLGCGILCIMAGTMLAMCSRMRRVAREKLLSDSISYMTHKGRIN is encoded by the exons ATTCATCGTTGTGTGGATGTTGGCGGCGCTCTCGACAAGGTCACGG GCCGCGAACGCAGAGAACGCCGACTTGGAGTCAACAGCCGAGGAATCGTCGGTGGAGGACGCGACGGAGGACTACTGGACCGGAAGCGGCTCCGGCCCCGACGAGGACGACGCCGCCACCCGCAACGACACACGAGAGGCTCTCGCTCACGAGGCCAGCGATCACGAGGCC GTGGTGTACGTGGGCGACGGATCGTCCGGAGCCTCCTACGTTCCGGTTCCTTCGCTCAAGAATCGGCCCCTGAGCCCGAATCTTCAGGCGCTCCAGACGCTCCAGGGTCTGCAGGGACTGGCCGGTACCGGGCCGGCTGTTGCCGCTGGGACTGGTATCGCCAGCGAGGAAGACTGGAGGAGGCATCCCGAGTCCTGGGACCGTGAGCACAGGCGCTACAGGCCCAACACCACCAGGGTTCAAC ATATCGAGGCCGAATGCCAGGATGACTATATGAAAATCCGCATCGGCTTCAATGGATCTTTCAACGGCTTGTTATACTCAGCGG GTTACTCCTACGACCCGGACTGCATGTACGTTAACGGGACGGGCCGGGACTACTACGAATTCTTCATCCAGCTGAACCGATGCGGTACTCTGGGTGAGAACACGCATCATCAGGACAGTAGGAAAAATCCCACG AAAAATCTCATGTGGAACACCGTTACCGTGCAGTACAACCCGCTGATCGAGGAGGAGTTCGACGAGCACTTCAAGGTCACCTGCGAGTACGGCTACGACTTTTGGAAGACCGTGACCTTTCCCTTTCTCGACGTCGA AGTCGCGACGGGCAATCCCGTAGTGTTCACCTTGCAGCCGCCCGAGTGCTACATGGAGATCAGGTACGGCTACGGGACGACAGGTACCAGAGTCGCCGGACCAGTTCGAGTCGGGGACCCGCTCACGCTGATAATCTACATGCGCAGCAAATACG CAGACGGCTTCGACATCGTGGTGAACGACTGCTACGCGCACAACGGCGGTAACAAGCGCATCCAGTTGATCGATCAGTACGGCTGCCCAGTCGACGACAAGCTGATCAGCCGATTCCGGGGCTCCTGGTCGGAGAGCGGACTCTTCGAGACCCAGGTCTTCGCCTACATGAAGACCTTCAGGTTCACCGGCTCCCCGGCACTCTACATCGAGTGCGACGTCCGCATGTGCCACGGACGATGTCCG AGTCAACCCTGTCACTGGAGAAACGCCAAGACCGTGGCGAAGCGATCCGTCACGGATGCGATCGAGGGCCCCTCGACAGCAGCGACCACTTTGTCCGAGAACGTCAACCTCTTCCAGTCGCTCAGAGTCCTGCAGGAGGGCGAGGCCGACACCGAGCTCTTCCAGAACGTCACGACGCCTTCGCGCAGCA GTACCAACGATCCCAACGCCGACCGCGTCTGCCTTCGCCCGACCCTCGTGAGCACGATCGTGGGCCTGGGCTGCGGTATCCTCTGCATAATGGCAGGTACGATGCTCGCCATGTGCTCTCGTATGCGGCGGGTCGCGCGGGAAAAGCTCCTGTCCGACAGCATAAGCTACATGACCCACAAGGGCCGGATCAACTAG